A genome region from Oenanthe melanoleuca isolate GR-GAL-2019-014 chromosome 2, OMel1.0, whole genome shotgun sequence includes the following:
- the LOC130250042 gene encoding cytochrome P450 7A1 gives MVLASWIWGAALILCCVAWFLLGRRRRRQGEPPLENGFLPYLGCALQFGANPLEFLKEKQKKHGHIFTCHVAGKYIHFLTDPFSYHALMRQGKHLDWKKFHFATSAKAFGHGSIDPAEGNTTENFHQTFIRTLQGNALDALVEAMMENLQYVMLQSRAPKLQSNAWVTEGLYTFCCQVMFESGFLTLFGKAFNSNNDKNLSSKQETERAQILNALENFKEFDKIFPALVAGLPIHLFKSAHSAREKLGEALLHKNLLKRDNLSELVTLRMFLNDTLSTFDDMEKAKTHVAVLWASQANTIPATFWTLFYLLKSPEAMRAATKEVQNVLESAEERISLDGKHISLNRKQLDSMPILDSIIKEAMRLSSASMTFRVAKEDFTLHLENDFYNIRKDDVVALYPQLLHFDPQIYADPLTFKYDRFLNEKGEEKTDFYRNGRKLKHYYMPFGTGIAKCPGRLFAVHEIKQFLALILSYFEIELVDTNVKCPSLDQSRAGLGILQPSNDVDFRYRLKCL, from the exons ATGGTCCTAGCATCCTGGATCTGGGGAGCAGCACTAATACTTTGTTGTGTGGCTTGGTTTCTTCtagggaggaggagaag GCGGCAAGGTGAGCCACCACTTGAAAATGGGTTCCTTCCATACCTGGGCTGTGCCTTGCAGTTTGGTGCCAACCCCCTTGAATTCctcaaagaaaagcagaagaagcaTGGCCACATCTTCACTTGCCATGTAGCAGGGAAATACATTCATTTCCTCACTGACCCTTTTTCATACCACGCATTGATGCGCCAGGGAAAACACTTGGACTGGAAAAAGTTCCATTTTGCTACTTCTGCCAAG GCTTTTGGGCATGGCAGCATTGACCCAGCAGAGGGAAACACCACTGAAAATTTTCATCAGACTTTCATTAGAACCCTTCAAGGCAATGCCCTAGATGCCCTCGTTGAAGCAATGATGGAAAACCTACAGTATGTCATGCTGCAGTCAAGAGCACCTAAGCTTCAGTCTAATGCCTGGGTGACAGAAGGACTTTACACCTTCTGTTGCCAAGTGATGTTCGAGTCTGGCTTTTTAACACTTTTTGGTAAAGCATTTAATTCCAATAATGACAAAAACCTGTCATCAAAGCAGGAAACTGAAAGAGCTCAAATCCTTAACGCCCTTGAAAACTTCAAGGAATTCGATAAGATTTTCCCAGCCCTCGTGGCAGGGCTGCCTATCCACCTCTTTAAGAGTGCCCACAGTGCACGTGAGAAGCTGGGAGAGGCACTCCTGCACAAGAACCTCCTGAAGAGGGACAACCTCTCGGAGCTTGTCACCCTCCGCATGTTCCTGAATGACACCCTGTCTACCTTCGATGACATGGAGAAAGCAAAGACCCACGTGGCAGTGCTCTGGGCCTCCCAGGCAAACACCATTCCTGCCACTTTTTGGACCCTGTTCTATCTTCTTAA GAGTCCAGAAGCAATGAGAGCTGCTACCAAAGAAGtgcaaaatgttttggaaagTGCTGAAGAGAGGATCAGCTTAGATGGCAAACATATTTCCTTGAACAGAAAACAGCTGGATAGTATGCCAATACTAG ACAGCATCATCAAGGAGGCCATGAGACTCTCAAGTGCATCCATGACCTTCCGAGTGGCCAAGGAGGATTTCACTCTGCACTTGGAGAACGACTTCTACAACATCCGCAAAGATGATGTTGTAGCTCTTTaccctcagctgctgcacttCGATCCACAAATCTATGCTGATCCCTTG ACATTCAAATATGATCGCTTTCTGAAcgagaagggagaggagaagacCGACTTCTACCGCAATGGTCGGAAGCTGAAGCATTACTACATGCCTTTTGGGACAGGCATAGCAAAGTGCCCCGGCAGGTTATTTGCTGTCCATGAGATTAAACAGTTTTTGGCTCTGATTCTTTCATATTTTGAGATAGAGCTCGTGGACACTAATGTGAAGTGTCCCTCTCTTGATCAATCCCGTGCAGGACTGGGTATTTTGCAGCCATCCAATGATGTGGATTTCAGGTACAGGCTGAAATGCTTGTGA